The Syntrophotalea acetylenivorans genome contains the following window.
CAGCAGAAAGACAAACACCAGAGGAGTGCGAAACAGGAGGCTGTGATACCAACGCACAGAAAAAGATTTTATGTCGCTCATTCCGGACCTCGAAAGCCTGTTGGGAGGCGGCAATGCCTCCCTTTTCCCTGGCGAGGATAGCATAAGCGTTTATCCTGCGACCACTTTTTTCCGGCCGTATACGATTCTGGCTGTGCGGAGCAAAAACAGCGGATGGCGAAGGACAAGTTTCCATATTAAGCAAAGTATAACTGGACAGCCAATCGGCAGCTCCTATACCATTACAGAACCTCAGCAGCGGCGGAGGGTGCCGATTTTCCGCTCATTTCCGCCATTTTTCCACCTTGTAAACTGTCCTGCTTTACAAACATGGAATTACAGTCCATGCGTTTTCAGACCCGCCAGCCGAATCCACCGGCAAAGAGCGGTTAAACAATGACCGGAACGTCATGATCAATCTACTTGAACTCATCGACCAGTCCACCCTGGACAAGATCATGACTGCCTATACCAAGGCCACCGGCCTGGGCGGCGGCATCTACGATCCAAAGGGCAACATCCTTGCCGGGCCCTACAATTTTTCCGACTTTTGTCTTAACTTCTGTCGCGGCAGTTCCAAAGGACGAAAAAAGTGTATGGCCAGTGCCCGGTTCGGTGCCCACGAAGCCATGCGTCCGGATGCCAATGCCATTTACGCCTGCCTCAACGCCGGGCTGGTGGAGTGCGCCGCGCCCATTATCGTCGAAGGTCAGTTGATCGCGGTCATCATTTGTGGCCAGGTACGGACTGAAGACTACGAAATCGACCGGGATCTGGCCGTACACCACGCCATGGACATCGGTATCCGGGATATTTCCGGATACCTGGAGGCATTGTACCGCATTCCCAGGATCGGCTACGGGCAACTAAAGGACTATGCCACCTTACTGAAGATCATCGCTCATACCACCGGCACTCTGGCAACCAACAACAGGCGCCTGAAAAACCTTTCGCGCAAACGGTTATTCCAACTCTACAACAGCGTTTCCGACTACATCATAGCGACTGACGTCGACGGCAACATCGAGATGCAGAACAAGGCCCTGCTTACCGCCTTGGGACAGCCCGACGCTGATCTTACCGGGAAGTCTCTACCCTCGCTGTTTCTCGATGACTCCAGCATCGTACAGGAGTTGGACAAGCTACGTCGCGACCGGGAAGTTCACGACCGGCTGAGCGTAGGCCTGCTGCTGTCGGACAAGAAGTTGGCCCAGGTCGATGCCTCGCTTTCCCGCATAGAAAATGAGCAGGGCGAACTGCAGGGCTATGTGGCGGTTATGCGCGATATGTCCGAAGAGAAAAACATGGAAAAAATGAAAAACGACCTCTTCGGCATGCTCACCCACGACATGATCAATCCCATTCTGGCGGTGAAATCGGCCATCAAGCTGCTGCTCGACGGCCAGGTGGGCGACCTGACCTCGGACCAGCAGGATATCCTGCAAATGGCGGCCAGCACCAACCATGACCTGCTGGGTATGGTCTCGGACTTTCTGGATGTCTATCGACAAAGTTACGGCATGCTGACGCTGCGCCGCTCCCGGTTCGATATTCACCTGGCGCTGCAGGAAGTCATCAACCAGTCCTACTATTTCTGTCAGGACCGAAAACTCAACATCGTCTATCGATCGGATGTACAGGAGGAACAGATATTTTTTGGTGACCGCCTCCGCCTGATGCGTGTGTTCGCCAACCTGCTGGACAACGCTATCAAGTTCAGCCCTGAAGAAGGATCGATCATCATTGAAACCAAACAGTTGATGGCGACCGACGAAAGAGCCGTTGTTTTCCCTCCACTGCAGGAGGGGGTTTCTTACATCGAAATGTCCTTTCACAATTGCGGTGACCGTCCGCCTCGGGAGGAACTAGACCTGCTGTTCGACAGGTTTTTTACCAGCAGCCACAAAAAACCCGGCGAAAAAAAGGGGCTGGGACTGGGCCTGCATTTTTGTAAACTAGTGGTCGAGAACCACGGGGGACACATCTTGGCGGAAACAACAGAGGATGGGCTTCGCATCAGTCTGGCACTGCCCGTGACGGACGAAAATAGCCAGCGCGGACACTAAACCACCGTGATAAGAGAGGGGGATTCATGCAGCACGACAAACCGTTTAAAGTCTTTCTAGCCGACGATCATCCCCTGTTGCGCACTGGGTTGCGCATGAGTCTCAGCCAGCATGCCGACATCGACTTTATCGGCGAAGCCAACGACGGCTTCAAAGCCGTGGAAAAGATCAAAACAAACCCACCGGATGTCGCCCTGATCGATGTCGACATGCCGGGCCTTTCAGGGATGGCCGCCATCCGCCTCCTGCGCAAGCAATACCCCGACATGAAACTGCTCATCTTCTCCTCCTACAGTGACCGGCATTACATCGAAGAAGCCATGCAGGCTGGCGCCAACGGCTATATCCTCAAGAGCATAGACATCAGCGAACTGGTCGAGGTCATCCGCGCTTTTGCCCGCAATGAGCAACCCATGTCGCCCTACCTCATGGACCTGGCCATCGAATGGGAGAATACTTCCGCTAGTGAAAACGCGGATAAATTGGTCACCAAACGGGAAAAACAGATTCTCGAATGCCTTGCCCGCGGGCAAGGCAACAAAGAAATCAGCGATTCCCTCTACATCAGCACCGAAACAGTCAAAACGCACATCAAGAACATCTTCAAAAAGCTGGAGGCAAAAAGCCGCCTGGAAGCGGTCATCGCCGCCAAGGAAAAACACATCATAGACTGAGTCGTGGACAAGACGCTCCATGCCTGGAGCGGAACATAATTCGTGGCCACATGCTTTCGGCCGGCTGTTGCGCAATGGAGAAATACCTCCGATGAGGGATTGTTTTCGGTTGAAGCCTCTGTTAGAAATATAAACAGGTTGAGAGATCGAAAACTGAAAGCTTCGCAACAATTTTATTGTTACGCTCTCAGGTTCCAACTCTTTACTTCACAATTTGATCCAGGACAGGTGTTTAACCAACCTAACAGGGAAGACGGTGTAAATCCGTCGCGGTCCCGCCGCTGTAACCGGTGACGATAGCCACACGATGCCACTTTTTTTTCATAAAAGGGAAGGCGTGGCTGGTAGGATGATCCGGAAGCCAGAAGACCTGCCTGTCCTATGTACGTGCTGTCGCGGCCTTCGAGGATAAAGGTCAGGCAATCCCTACACGTGTACATATCGATAGCTGGCGGATAAAAAACGATATCCCCGGAGCTTTTGGCTCCGGGGATTTTTCTTTTCAGGGGAGGTATCCATGCACCTGCCGATTCATCTATCCATCCGGGGGCGGCTTTGTCTGCTGGTCGGCAACGGTCTCCTCGTTCAATCACTTACTCCCCGGCTGAGCAACCAGGGTGCGCAACTGCGATGCGTAGACTTACGGCAGCAACCCTACCGACAGAAAGATCTTGAAAACGTCTTTTTAGTCATTGCCGATGCCGACGATCCTGCCATCAATAGCCAGGTCACCAGGGAGGCCCGCGATGCCGGCATTCTCGTGATGCGCGGCGACCTGCCCACTGATGGAGACTTCACCCTTCCCGGCTTGCAATCCGCCGCCACGGCATTTTCGGAACCCGCTACCCTCTCCCCGGCCAAATCCCCTCAGGGAGATTCCCCCCCGGGAAAAGTATCCTTGATCGGGGCCGGACCGGGTGATCCGGGCCTGCTCACCGTCAAGGGAGCGGCCTGCTTGCAAGCTGCCGATGTGGTGTTGTTCGACGCCATTGCTAATCCTTTACTGGTGACGCGATACGCCCCGAACGCCGAAAAGATCGATGTCGGCAAACGCAAGGGCAACTACAAATACAGTCAGGAAGACATTACCAGGCTGATGCTCGACCTGGCCCGCCAGGGCCGCAAGGTCGCCCGCCTCAAAGGAGGCGATCCGACAATTTTCGGCCGTGGCGGTGAAGAGGCCCGTGCCTTGTTCGCCGCCGGCATTCCCTTCGAAATCGTACCCGGCGTCAGTTGCGTGGCCGCAGCCCCGGCCTACGCCGGAATCCCCATCACTGACCGCGAATACGGTTCATCCTTCGGGGTTTACACCATCCACAAAAAAAACGGCGCCGGCCTGAGCGGTGAACAGTGGCAGCGCATGGCCGGAGGGCCCGATACCCTGATCCTGCTTATGGGCAAGAGCATGCTCGCCACGGTGGCCGAAAAACTGGTATGCCAGGGTCGGCCGGCCACCACCCCGGTGGCCCTTATCACCGATGGTACCACCTGCCGACAAAAATGTTTTATCGGCACCTTGGCCAGTATCGTTGAAAAAGTGGAACAGGAGGCGGACGGCAACGAAGGGCCCGGCATAATCGTGATCGGCGAAGTGGTCTCGGCCGTTCCTAAAATGCAGTGGTTCCATCCCAATTTACAGGAAGAATTGGCCGGTGCCACGGAACAGGAAAGCGCTTTTGCCCTACTGAGCAGGCTGATGGAAGGGATCGCGGCATGAGCGGCGCACAGGTCTTTCTAATCCGTCACGGCGATACGGGCGACGCGCTGAAGGGCCGATTCGTCGGCCGGAACGATGTCCCCCTGGGTCCCATCGGCCGGCGACAGGCTGCCGCCCTGGCAGGCCGTCCGGACTTAAAGAGCTGTCGGGAAGCCTTCTGCAGCCCCATGCTGCGGGTACGACAAACCCTCGCACATTCGGAGCTCGACCTGGCCTGTCAACAGGACGCAAATCTGCGGGAGATCGACTTTGGACGTTGGGAGGGGCTTTCCTTTGCGGAAATATCCCGAGATTATCCCGCCGAAGTCGACAGCTGGGCAGGTCTGGAGAGCGATTTTCGTTTCCCCGGAGGGGAAGCCTACGCCGATTTCTTGCACCGCATCCAAAAAGCAGCTGAGCGTATCGCCCGGACTGCCGCGTCGCAGACTTCGCCGGTTGCAATTTTCACCCACGGCGGCGTCATACGCGCCCTGATCTGCCATTGGCTCGGCCTGCCGGCCAAACATTACCTGTTGTTCGAAATTGAACCGGCTTCCGTTTCGGCGGTGCGCCTGTTCGGCGACCAAGGGGTACTTACAGGCCTTAATGATCTGAGCCATCTCAGGGAGGATCGGTCATGAGTCGCCTGATCCTGATCACCGGCGGTGCCCGCAGCGGCAAGAGCGCCTTTGCCCAACAATTGGCCGAAAGTTTACCCGGTCCCCACACCTATGTAGCGACCTCTCCGGTGACCGACCCCGAGATGGCCGAACGGGTCCGCAAGCACCGACTGGCGCGCGAAAATCACGATTGGCAAACGCTAGAAGAGCCGCTCGACCTGGCCGGCACCCTGGCTCGAACAGAGGATTGTCCGACCGTACTGGTCGACTGCCTGACCCTCTGGATTAACAACCTCATGTATCGGGCCACAAACAACCGTCAGCCCCTTACCGAAGAGGACGTTGAAGAGCATTGCCGGGCCGTTATCGGCGCCGCGCATCAGCATCCGGGCACCGTCATCTTCGTCACCGGCGAAGTCGGCCTGGGTATTGTCCCGGAAAATCGCGAAGCCCGTTTATTCCGTGATCTTCTCGGGCGCTGCAATCAGAGTCTGGCCGCCGCTGCCCGACAGGTCACCCTGGTGGCCTGCGGCCTGCCGTTGCATCTTAAACAGGAGAACACACCATGAGCTTGCTCAACGACACCATCGCCGGTATTCGTTACCAGGATCAGGACACCCGCCGCAGGGCCAAGGACCGCCTCGATCGCCTTACCATGCCCCATTGGGCCCTCGGCCGGCTGCTCGACCTGGCCCTGGACCTGGCAGGCATGACCGGCTCCCTGCAGCCGGTGGTGGAGCGTCGGCTGATTATCACCATGGCCGGGGACCACGGCGTGGCGGACGAAGGAGTAAGCGCCTTCCCTCGGGAAGTTACCGGACAGATGGTGGCCAACATTGCCGCCGGCGGCGCCGGCATCAACGCTCTGGCGCGAGTCGCAGGGGCGCGGGTACAGGTGGTGGACATGGGCGCGGCCTGTGATCTCTCGTCCCTTGCCGAAAGCGGCCGCATCCTCTCCCGACGCATCGCCCCCGGCACGGCGAATATGGCTGTCGGAGCAGCCAT
Protein-coding sequences here:
- a CDS encoding PocR ligand-binding domain-containing protein, translating into MINLLELIDQSTLDKIMTAYTKATGLGGGIYDPKGNILAGPYNFSDFCLNFCRGSSKGRKKCMASARFGAHEAMRPDANAIYACLNAGLVECAAPIIVEGQLIAVIICGQVRTEDYEIDRDLAVHHAMDIGIRDISGYLEALYRIPRIGYGQLKDYATLLKIIAHTTGTLATNNRRLKNLSRKRLFQLYNSVSDYIIATDVDGNIEMQNKALLTALGQPDADLTGKSLPSLFLDDSSIVQELDKLRRDREVHDRLSVGLLLSDKKLAQVDASLSRIENEQGELQGYVAVMRDMSEEKNMEKMKNDLFGMLTHDMINPILAVKSAIKLLLDGQVGDLTSDQQDILQMAASTNHDLLGMVSDFLDVYRQSYGMLTLRRSRFDIHLALQEVINQSYYFCQDRKLNIVYRSDVQEEQIFFGDRLRLMRVFANLLDNAIKFSPEEGSIIIETKQLMATDERAVVFPPLQEGVSYIEMSFHNCGDRPPREELDLLFDRFFTSSHKKPGEKKGLGLGLHFCKLVVENHGGHILAETTEDGLRISLALPVTDENSQRGH
- a CDS encoding response regulator transcription factor, yielding MQHDKPFKVFLADDHPLLRTGLRMSLSQHADIDFIGEANDGFKAVEKIKTNPPDVALIDVDMPGLSGMAAIRLLRKQYPDMKLLIFSSYSDRHYIEEAMQAGANGYILKSIDISELVEVIRAFARNEQPMSPYLMDLAIEWENTSASENADKLVTKREKQILECLARGQGNKEISDSLYISTETVKTHIKNIFKKLEAKSRLEAVIAAKEKHIID
- the cobA gene encoding uroporphyrinogen-III C-methyltransferase, whose product is MHLPIHLSIRGRLCLLVGNGLLVQSLTPRLSNQGAQLRCVDLRQQPYRQKDLENVFLVIADADDPAINSQVTREARDAGILVMRGDLPTDGDFTLPGLQSAATAFSEPATLSPAKSPQGDSPPGKVSLIGAGPGDPGLLTVKGAACLQAADVVLFDAIANPLLVTRYAPNAEKIDVGKRKGNYKYSQEDITRLMLDLARQGRKVARLKGGDPTIFGRGGEEARALFAAGIPFEIVPGVSCVAAAPAYAGIPITDREYGSSFGVYTIHKKNGAGLSGEQWQRMAGGPDTLILLMGKSMLATVAEKLVCQGRPATTPVALITDGTTCRQKCFIGTLASIVEKVEQEADGNEGPGIIVIGEVVSAVPKMQWFHPNLQEELAGATEQESAFALLSRLMEGIAA
- a CDS encoding histidine phosphatase family protein, encoding MSGAQVFLIRHGDTGDALKGRFVGRNDVPLGPIGRRQAAALAGRPDLKSCREAFCSPMLRVRQTLAHSELDLACQQDANLREIDFGRWEGLSFAEISRDYPAEVDSWAGLESDFRFPGGEAYADFLHRIQKAAERIARTAASQTSPVAIFTHGGVIRALICHWLGLPAKHYLLFEIEPASVSAVRLFGDQGVLTGLNDLSHLREDRS
- the cobU gene encoding bifunctional adenosylcobinamide kinase/adenosylcobinamide-phosphate guanylyltransferase, producing the protein MSRLILITGGARSGKSAFAQQLAESLPGPHTYVATSPVTDPEMAERVRKHRLARENHDWQTLEEPLDLAGTLARTEDCPTVLVDCLTLWINNLMYRATNNRQPLTEEDVEEHCRAVIGAAHQHPGTVIFVTGEVGLGIVPENREARLFRDLLGRCNQSLAAAARQVTLVACGLPLHLKQENTP